Proteins from a single region of Macaca nemestrina isolate mMacNem1 chromosome 13, mMacNem.hap1, whole genome shotgun sequence:
- the LOC105479811 gene encoding centromere protein O, whose product MEQANPLRPDGESKGGVLAHLERLENQMSRSRKRSEEPQSVQAQEHVLGTKIQKLRHLRDDPGAAVRHRRGSVKACIANVEPNRTVEVNEQEALEEKLENVKAILQAYHFTGLSGKLTSRGVCVCINTAFEGNLLDSYFVDLVIQKPLRIHHHSVPVFIPLEEIAAKYLQTNIQHFLFSLCEYLNAYSGRKYQADRLQSDFAALLTGPLQRNPLCNLLSFTYKLDPGGQSFPFCARLLYKDLTATLPTDVTVTCQGGEALSTSWEEQRASHETLFCTKPLHQVFASFARREKLEMSLVS is encoded by the exons GTGTTTTAGCTCACTTGGAAAGGCTAGAGAACCAAATGAGCAGATCCCGTAAACGGTCTGAAGAGCCGCAGAGCGTGCAGGCCCAGGAACATGTTCTTGGAACCAAGATTCAGAAACTAAGGCATCTGCGAGATGATCCGGGGGCTGCGGTGCGGCACCGGCGAGGCAGC GTGAAAGCATGTATTGCCAATGTAGAACCCAACCGAACAGTGGAGGTCAATGAGCAAGAAGCATTGGAAGAGAAACTGGAAAATGTGAAAGCCATTCTGCAGGCGTATCATTTTACAG GCCTCAGTGGTAAGCTGACCAGCCGAGGAGTTTGTGTCTGCATCAATACTGCTTTTGAGGGGAACCTATTGGATTCCTATTTTGTGGACCTTGTCATACAGAAACCACTCCGGATACATCACCATTCAGTTCCAGTCTTCATTCCTCTGGAAGAAATAGCTGCAAAATACTTACAGACCAACATCCAGCACTTCCTGTTCAGTCTCTGCGAGTACCTGAATGCTTACTCTGGGAGGAAGTACCAGGCAGACCGGCTTCAG AGTGACTTTGCAGCCCTCCTGACTGGGCCCTTGCAGAGAAACCCACTGTGTAACTTGCTGTCATTTACTTACAAACTGGACCCAGGCGGTCAGTCCTTCCCGTTCTGTGCTAGATTGCTGTATAAGGATCTCACAGCAACTCTTCCCACTGACGTCACCGTGACATGTCAAG GAGGGGAAGCATTATCTACTTCATGGGAGGAGCAACGAGCATCTCATGAAACTCTGTTCTGTACGAAGCCCCTGCATCAAGTGTTTGCCTCATTTGCAAGAAGAGAAAAGTTGGAGATGAGTCTGGTCTCCTAA